In Apis mellifera strain DH4 linkage group LG1, Amel_HAv3.1, whole genome shotgun sequence, the sequence ATAATCGTTTATCTTACATACTTTCAACAAAAACATAAGTCAAAGATACGAAATatgtgtaaaattaaataaaaattaaacacagTGACGTATTTATACATGCAAATATGTCaatgtagatttttatattttaccatatatacattaaaaatgatcATATATTCAATCATGTTCATGAAATTAAACACAATTGTTATCGCGACTTTAAAATcagattatgatatatatttaaaaataatttaatataaattcaatattcatatagaatattatgatacaattaataattaatatcttatgcatttaaataagtaaatatctatttaaaagaaaaaaagtaaaaataaatgatatatcgaaaaatctatattaatgctcttaaattctaattaataaatgctTTTTGTTCAAGTGTTTATATGAATGATTgagcaaattttaaaatacagtgaaaaagaaagtaagaagtgagagagtgagagagaagaaaaaaaaatataacagagtcttataaataaatctgttttcaaaatcgcgaaaaatcttcattttacaaactttataatgttaataaaagaaaaaatgaagtttATAGACGCCACTGTTCATATTAATAgaacgaaaagaaatgaaaattaacttAAGAGTACTGAACGCGTATATAGGTAGTCAAGTATGTAAGAGTGACATTTATTCAGGATTGTACATTCGCTAAACGCGTTGGAGTAGTCGGTTGTAAATCCATTGTACGACATACCCAACCAGCGATATCTACATTTTCAGATTCAGCTTTTTTAATCCATTCATGATTCTAAGAATTAAAGAtgcattacaatttaaaaagtaaaataataattatttaatttaaatgaacaatcatataaaataaattacataccaTTAGTGTTTTTAAATCTGCCCTTTCagaaggattttttttcaaacaacgaTCCACAAAATCTGTAAAAGCATCGCTAAAAATACCAGCGGGCAATTTTGGTGGTGGTTCATTCACGATATAATCCAATAACTCGAATATAGCCATCGGTCTTGGACTACCcgtatctatataaaaataatcttaatatttatggaaatattaaaaaggaaataagtttgtgaaataaaacatttcatataaatttaaatataagaaagacattataaatttaaatgaaaaaaaaaaaaaaaagaaataaatcaactAACTATGTCCTGGGGATTGCGTTGGAGTAGAAGCATTATTTGTAGCTGCACTTTCTGCAGGTGGTTGACCTGTCGGAGTATTAAATATTGCAGCTAAAGTTTTTTCATCTGGAGGTGGAATTGGATACATTCCAATTGCCATTTCCACAAGTGATAATCCTAGAGACCAAATATCACTTTGAACAGAATAATGTGTACCTTGAAGTCTTTCTGgctaaaaaatggaataatttatatgatatattatctcttatatatattaaaattaaaaataatacacataATGATATGtagtacaattataattataattcctaCCGACATATAACTTCTCGTTCCGACAAATGAATTAGCCATAGAATCGATTAATTGTCCGGAAACACCAAAatcgcaaatttttatttctccagCGCTATTTACTAAGATATTGCTTGGTTTTACATCTCGATGCATAATCGCATGTTTATCTCGCAAATAGCTTAAACCTTTCAAAACCTATGACAATATTACACGAATCAattgaatattgtttaaagttttcttataaattacaatttaaaaaacatatataaagtccgaaatttctttcatataatcgaaaaatcaGACAAGAAGGccatgaaaataattgaactcTGAAAGAAACagtctttttaatattttataactagtTCGAATTTGTGTTACATCTATGTATGTGAagctaatatatttaaaaatgatcaaaatattatctaaaatagCGCAAAAAGTGACTGTTACTCCAAACGAGAAAAAACTTACTGAAAGCGAATTAAAAGCTCTTCAACAAGAATTACATACTCTTGATCATATGATACCTTTGGAAGAGTTATGCCAGAAATTAAATACTCATACAGAGTATGGTTTAACTGAAGAAGAAGCGAACAGACTTTACCTTGAAGTGGGACCAAACGCTCTAACACCACCAAAAGTAGTCCCAGAATATATcaagtttataaaatgtttgtttCATGGATTCGCTACTTTATTGTGGGGTTGTGCATTGTTATGTTTCGTTTTATGTGGAGTTAGTTTATTAACAGAAGGTGTAACTGGTGGTTCAGAATGGTTaggattaattattactttaatttgtatattttctggTATTGCTGCATATGTACAAGAAACTAAGACTACAAAGGTAAACAAATCATtatcatattgaaattaataaattgaattcatacatatatattcttcaatatacatatacttttttatgtatCTTACAGGTAATGGaatcattcaaaaaaatgGTACCGACTTTTGCAACAGTAATACgtggaaaaaataaacttcGTTTACCAACTGAAAATTTAGTCCCAGGTGATTTagtggaaattaaaattggcgACAAAATACCAGCTGATATTAGAATCATTAGTTGTCACGAACTTAGAGTTGAAGTTTCAAGTATCACTGGAGAAAGTGAACCAGTACTTCGTGCAAATTATCCTACTGATGAAAATCCCTTAGAATCTGCCAATATGGCCTTCTTTTCTAGCTTTGCTGTTTCTGGAAATGGAGTGGGAATAGTAATAGCTACTGGTGATCAGACAATGATTGGTCGCCTTGCTGGCCTCACAGCACAGCTTGAAAAATGTGAAACACCAATAGCTAAAGAGATCAGACACTTTGTTCAAATAATTGTTactattgcaatattttctgGAGTGTTATTTTTTGGATTATCGTTAATGATCGACTCTAATGTAATAAAAGCAGCTACTTATTTACTTGGCATTGTAATAGCCAATGTaccagaagttttattagTAACTGTTACCACGAGTTTGACGCTAACAGCTCAAAAAATGGCGAAtaagaattgtttaattaagaatttagaaGCAGTGGAGACTTTAGGCTCGACTTCTACTATTTGTTCAGATAAGACTGGGACTCTAACGCAGAATAAGATGAGTGTATCTAATTTATGGGTTGGTCACacaagatataattttccacCGGATCGAAGATTAGGCCTTGAAAGAACtttgataatagaaaaatcagATTTTCAAAGGCTGCTTAAAAGCGCAACTCTTTGCTTGCGCGCGGAATTCATCACGGAAGCCGTTTTATTGAAACCTGTTGAAGAACGAGAAGTAATTGGTGATGCTTCGGAAACAGCTATTCTCAGATTCTGTGAGCATTTACATTCAACGgaggaatttcgaaatatgCATCCAAAAGTTGCAGAGATACCATTCAGTTCAGCAACCAAGTTTTATATGTCAATACACAAAGTTCATGATGGATATCTTATGATTTTGAAAGGTGCTCCAGAAGTAATTCTAGAcaaatgtaaaacaatatTGACTGCGGAAggggaaacaaaaaatatgacaCCGCATGATTATGCAATATGTCGTCGAGCTTGTTCAGAATTCGGTTATCTTGGAGAACGTGTATTGGCCTACTGTGATCTTCGTTTGTCTCAGGATACTTATGGTCCAGATTATAAGTTTCATACTGAATCTCCAAAAGAGTACAATTTTCCTACGAAAGATTATAGATTTGTTGGATTAATAAGTCTCATAGATCCACCACGGCCAGCTGTACCTGACGCTGTAGGAAAATGTCGAACAGCTGGTATTAAAGTAATCATGGTAACAGGTGATCATCCCGTAACTGCGATGGCTATAGCAAAAAAAGTTGGTATAATAAGCGAAGGGCACATGGTCGCTTTTAAGCGAGAAGTATTGGAAGGTGAAGTAAAAACTGAACTAAAAAAAACAGTTTCTATAATAGGTgatatagataaattagatAACGATATACGTGCTATTATTGTTACTGGTGTTGAATTGAGGAATATGGACAGTAATGAAttggataatattataaagaaaaatgatgaaattgttTTTGCAAGAACATCTCCGCAACAAAAGCTACTCATTGTAGAAAGTTGCCAGAGATTAGGTGAAATCGTTGCGGTAACTGGTGATGGCGTAAATGATTCGCCAGCATTGAGAAAAGCAGATATAGGAGTGGCTATGGGTATTAGTGGTTCTGACGTAGCAAAGGATGCAGCTGATATGATCCTGATGGATGATAATTTTGCATCGATAGTAACTGGAATCGAAGAAGGTAGACTGATATTcgataatcttaaaaaatctattgttTATACTTT encodes:
- the LOC409925 gene encoding dual specificity mitogen-activated protein kinase kinase dSOR1, with amino-acid sequence MSKNKLNLTLPPGSIEPVPAVSPSPPVPSLPIYSEPPVIPDGVMGKMSIDAIQERLEELEMDEEQRKRLESFLGQKEKVGELCDEDFEKLGELGAGNGGVVMKVRHKKYGLIMARKLIHLEVKPAIKKQIIRELKVLHECNFAHIVGFYGAFYSDGEISICMEYMDGGSLDLILKKAGRIPEPILSTITSAVLKGLSYLRDKHAIMHRDVKPSNILVNSAGEIKICDFGVSGQLIDSMANSFVGTRSYMSPERLQGTHYSVQSDIWSLGLSLVEMAIGMYPIPPPDEKTLAAIFNTPTGQPPAESAATNNASTPTQSPGHNTGSPRPMAIFELLDYIVNEPPPKLPAGIFSDAFTDFVDRCLKKNPSERADLKTLMNHEWIKKAESENVDIAGWVCRTMDLQPTTPTRLANVQS
- the LOC413471 gene encoding sodium/potassium-transporting ATPase subunit alpha-B, producing MYVKLIYLKMIKILSKIAQKVTVTPNEKKLTESELKALQQELHTLDHMIPLEELCQKLNTHTEYGLTEEEANRLYLEVGPNALTPPKVVPEYIKFIKCLFHGFATLLWGCALLCFVLCGVSLLTEGVTGGSEWLGLIITLICIFSGIAAYVQETKTTKVMESFKKMVPTFATVIRGKNKLRLPTENLVPGDLVEIKIGDKIPADIRIISCHELRVEVSSITGESEPVLRANYPTDENPLESANMAFFSSFAVSGNGVGIVIATGDQTMIGRLAGLTAQLEKCETPIAKEIRHFVQIIVTIAIFSGVLFFGLSLMIDSNVIKAATYLLGIVIANVPEVLLVTVTTSLTLTAQKMANKNCLIKNLEAVETLGSTSTICSDKTGTLTQNKMSVSNLWVGHTRYNFPPDRRLGLERTLIIEKSDFQRLLKSATLCLRAEFITEAVLLKPVEEREVIGDASETAILRFCEHLHSTEEFRNMHPKVAEIPFSSATKFYMSIHKVHDGYLMILKGAPEVILDKCKTILTAEGETKNMTPHDYAICRRACSEFGYLGERVLAYCDLRLSQDTYGPDYKFHTESPKEYNFPTKDYRFVGLISLIDPPRPAVPDAVGKCRTAGIKVIMVTGDHPVTAMAIAKKVGIISEGHMVAFKREVLEGEVKTELKKTVSIIGDIDKLDNDIRAIIVTGVELRNMDSNELDNIIKKNDEIVFARTSPQQKLLIVESCQRLGEIVAVTGDGVNDSPALRKADIGVAMGISGSDVAKDAADMILMDDNFASIVTGIEEGRLIFDNLKKSIVYTLTSTVPEMLPMLSSILFAIPLPLILEMILCIDIGTDLLPAIALAYEKPESDIMQRAPRNPQYDRLVNKRLISLAYGQIGMTQSLAGFFTYFLILMLNGFLPDRLYGLRFEWEDKSINDLQDSYGQTWTYDTRMDLLNEARTGYFLSIVITQLIDLIMCKTRVNSILQQGMDNWFLNFSFIFEIVLTGILLYVPETEKILKIMPLSSYWYWPCLPLGAFLWMYDELRRLCIRKYHRGIIYQETYY